The following proteins are co-located in the Primulina tabacum isolate GXHZ01 chromosome 11, ASM2559414v2, whole genome shotgun sequence genome:
- the LOC142518049 gene encoding putative hexosyltransferase MUCI70 isoform X1, whose translation MTGGSLGLRASGSYGLLQQQPLNGGLLPQNLYIPRRPSKSSLNGYKEKERQVHSVFRYLSQRKVGMLILASLALLAFTTVFFTVNKEADLGDSSLDFDSRDPNKSHALYSLLTGKETMPNNSSIKMNKVTVCDENAGWYPSISHASAAVVDSSAASFWDNPCKNFAFPPPPPGDRRRIGPRPCPVCYIPVEHAIASKPNFPSESPVLRHLTYFSEENPLRTEPNGGSDFGGYPSLKQREDSFDIKESMTVHCGFVKGCGPRDQTGYDIDADDLKELEQFHEVIVASAIFGNYDVIQQPRNIGEVARKNVPFFMFVDKETEAYMKNNSVLDGGKQVGLWRIIVVHNVPYKDARRNGKVPKLLLHRLFPNVRYSIWIDGKLRLVVDPYQILEKFLWRQNATFAISRHYSRFDVFEEAEANKAAGKYDNASIDYQIDYYKKEGLTSYTLDKLPITSDVPEGCVIIREHIPITNLFSCLWFNEVDRFTSRDQLSFATVRDKVKERVNWNINMFLDCERRNFVIQAYHRDLLEQRAHQQAMARNHPPPVLIHEKTPVKRNLVRPGRGNKKPSSRRRRKVIPRNKENFFI comes from the exons ATGACTGGAGGGTCATTGGGTCTTAGAGCATCAGGTAGTTATGGATTATTGCAGCAACAGCCACTGAATGGAGGGTTGCTACCTCAGAACTTGTACATTCCTCGGAGGCCTTCAAAGTCATCCCTTAATGGTTATAAGGAAAAAGAAAGACAAGttcattctgttttcagataTTTAAGCCAGAGGAAAGTGGGAATGCTGATTTTAGCATCCCTTGCTCTTTTAGCTTTCACGACAGTATTCTTTACCGTCAATAAAG AGGCTGATTTGGGAGACTCTAGTTTGGATTTTGATTCAAGAGATCCTAATAAGtctcatgctttatattcaTTGTTGACTGGGAAAGAAACAATGCCAAATAATAGTAGTATTAAGATGAATAAAGTTACAGTATGTGATGAGAATGCTGGCTGGTACCCGTCCATCTCCCATGCTTCAGCAGCAGTTGTTGATTCTAGTGCTGCTTCTTTTTGGGATAATCCATgtaaaaattttgcatttccACCCCCTCCTCCCGGTGATAGAAGGCGCATTGGACCTCGCC CATGCCCGGTGTGTTACATTCCTGTGGAGCATGCCATAGCTAGTAAACCCAACTTCCCCTCAGAATCTCCTGTGCTTCGTCATTTAACATATTTCTCTGAAGAAAATCCTCTGAGAACTGAACCAAATGGAGGCTCCGACTTTGGTGGCTACCCTTCTCTGAAACAGAGAGAGGATTCTTTTGATATAAAAGAATCCATGACCGTGCACTGTGG ATTTGTAAAAGGATGTGGACCAAGAGATCAAACTGGTTATGACATTGATGCTGATGATCTTAAAGAATTGGAGCAGTTCCATGAGGTCATTGTGGCCTCCGCTATATTTG GTAACTATGATGTGATTCAACAACCGAGGAATATTGGTGAAGTTGCGAGAAAAAATGTCCCCtttttcatgtttgttgataaaGAGACCGAAGCATATATGAAGAATAACAGTGTCTTGGACGGTGGGAAACAGGTTGGATTATGGAGAATTATTGTTGTACACAATGTGCCCTATAAAGATGCAAGAAGAAATGGGAAG GTGCCAAAGCTCTTGTTGCATAGGCTTTTTCCTAATGTTCGGTACTCTATCTGGATTGATGGAAAGCTTAGACTAGTCGTGGATCCATACCAAATTCTTGAGAA GTTCCTGTGGCGCCAAAATGCTACTTTTGCCATATCAAGACACTATAGTCGTTTTGATGTTTTTGAAGAAGCCGAGGCTAATAAAGCTGCAGGAAAATATGATAATGCTTCCATTGATTACCAAATTGATTATTACAAAAAGGAGGGTTTAACATCATACACTCTAGATAAGCTTCCTATAACTAGTG ATGTTCCTGAAGGGTGTGTAATAATAAGAGAGCACATACCCATCACAAACCTTTTCAGTTGTCTATGGTTTAATGAAGTTGATCGATTCACGTCTAGAGATCAGCTGAGTTTTGCAACTGTGAGGGATAAAGTGAAAGAAAGAGTTAATTGGAACATTAACATGTTTCTAGACTGTGAGAGGCGGAATTTCGTGATACAG GCATATCACAGAGATTTATTGGAACAAAGAGCTCATCAGCAGGCTATGGCTAGAAATCACCCTCCCCCAGTTCTGATTCACGAAAAAACCCCTGTGAAGAGAAATCTAGTCCGGCCTGGTAGAGGAAACAAGAAGCCTAGTTCAAGGAGGCGCCGGAAAGTAATTCCCAGGAACAAGGAAAATTTCTTCATTTGA
- the LOC142518690 gene encoding uncharacterized protein LOC142518690, with translation MNKAITTICFFLQSSMASQGFFLICMLHSLIALTCGALMMFYRDEFFVFSHGRERASKLLGSTPHDQLLIQTSDSFSGLLMFAIGFLLFMVAFVEDREFHSFFPKGCVLLHITMAIWRIYFERKVEVLGFDWLRLVVGDIVLGLSWVLFLVCSWREKYD, from the coding sequence ATGAATAAAGCCATCACTACTATCTGTTTTTTCCTCCAGTCATCAATGGCGTCCCAAGGCTTTTTTCTTATCTGCATGCTCCATTCTTTGATTGCCTTAACTTGTGGAGCCCTGATGATGTTCTATAGAGATGAGTTTTTTGTGTTTAGTCATGGTAGGGAGCGCGCTAGTAAGCTTTTAGGCTCAACACCTCATGATCAGTTGTTAATCCAGACATCGGATTCTTTTTCGGGTTTGCTTATGTTTGCTATTGGGTTTCTCTTGTTTATGGTGGCATTTGTTGAGGATAGGGAATTTCATAGTTTTTTCCCCAAAGGCTGTGTGCTTCTGCATATTACAATGGCTATATGGAGAATATACTTTGAGAGGAAAGTTGAGGTTCTTGGCTTCGATTGGCTGAGACTTGTCGTTGGTGACATTGTTTTGGGACTTTCTTGGGTTTTATTTCTTGTGTGTTCATGGAGGGAAAAGTATGATTGA
- the LOC142518049 gene encoding putative hexosyltransferase MUCI70 isoform X2 — MTGGSLGLRASGSYGLLQQQPLNGGLLPQNLYIPRRPSKSSLNGYKEKERQVHSVFRYLSQRKVGMLILASLALLAFTTVFFTVNKACPVCYIPVEHAIASKPNFPSESPVLRHLTYFSEENPLRTEPNGGSDFGGYPSLKQREDSFDIKESMTVHCGFVKGCGPRDQTGYDIDADDLKELEQFHEVIVASAIFGNYDVIQQPRNIGEVARKNVPFFMFVDKETEAYMKNNSVLDGGKQVGLWRIIVVHNVPYKDARRNGKVPKLLLHRLFPNVRYSIWIDGKLRLVVDPYQILEKFLWRQNATFAISRHYSRFDVFEEAEANKAAGKYDNASIDYQIDYYKKEGLTSYTLDKLPITSDVPEGCVIIREHIPITNLFSCLWFNEVDRFTSRDQLSFATVRDKVKERVNWNINMFLDCERRNFVIQAYHRDLLEQRAHQQAMARNHPPPVLIHEKTPVKRNLVRPGRGNKKPSSRRRRKVIPRNKENFFI, encoded by the exons ATGACTGGAGGGTCATTGGGTCTTAGAGCATCAGGTAGTTATGGATTATTGCAGCAACAGCCACTGAATGGAGGGTTGCTACCTCAGAACTTGTACATTCCTCGGAGGCCTTCAAAGTCATCCCTTAATGGTTATAAGGAAAAAGAAAGACAAGttcattctgttttcagataTTTAAGCCAGAGGAAAGTGGGAATGCTGATTTTAGCATCCCTTGCTCTTTTAGCTTTCACGACAGTATTCTTTACCGTCAATAAAG CATGCCCGGTGTGTTACATTCCTGTGGAGCATGCCATAGCTAGTAAACCCAACTTCCCCTCAGAATCTCCTGTGCTTCGTCATTTAACATATTTCTCTGAAGAAAATCCTCTGAGAACTGAACCAAATGGAGGCTCCGACTTTGGTGGCTACCCTTCTCTGAAACAGAGAGAGGATTCTTTTGATATAAAAGAATCCATGACCGTGCACTGTGG ATTTGTAAAAGGATGTGGACCAAGAGATCAAACTGGTTATGACATTGATGCTGATGATCTTAAAGAATTGGAGCAGTTCCATGAGGTCATTGTGGCCTCCGCTATATTTG GTAACTATGATGTGATTCAACAACCGAGGAATATTGGTGAAGTTGCGAGAAAAAATGTCCCCtttttcatgtttgttgataaaGAGACCGAAGCATATATGAAGAATAACAGTGTCTTGGACGGTGGGAAACAGGTTGGATTATGGAGAATTATTGTTGTACACAATGTGCCCTATAAAGATGCAAGAAGAAATGGGAAG GTGCCAAAGCTCTTGTTGCATAGGCTTTTTCCTAATGTTCGGTACTCTATCTGGATTGATGGAAAGCTTAGACTAGTCGTGGATCCATACCAAATTCTTGAGAA GTTCCTGTGGCGCCAAAATGCTACTTTTGCCATATCAAGACACTATAGTCGTTTTGATGTTTTTGAAGAAGCCGAGGCTAATAAAGCTGCAGGAAAATATGATAATGCTTCCATTGATTACCAAATTGATTATTACAAAAAGGAGGGTTTAACATCATACACTCTAGATAAGCTTCCTATAACTAGTG ATGTTCCTGAAGGGTGTGTAATAATAAGAGAGCACATACCCATCACAAACCTTTTCAGTTGTCTATGGTTTAATGAAGTTGATCGATTCACGTCTAGAGATCAGCTGAGTTTTGCAACTGTGAGGGATAAAGTGAAAGAAAGAGTTAATTGGAACATTAACATGTTTCTAGACTGTGAGAGGCGGAATTTCGTGATACAG GCATATCACAGAGATTTATTGGAACAAAGAGCTCATCAGCAGGCTATGGCTAGAAATCACCCTCCCCCAGTTCTGATTCACGAAAAAACCCCTGTGAAGAGAAATCTAGTCCGGCCTGGTAGAGGAAACAAGAAGCCTAGTTCAAGGAGGCGCCGGAAAGTAATTCCCAGGAACAAGGAAAATTTCTTCATTTGA